A region from the Palaemon carinicauda isolate YSFRI2023 chromosome 16, ASM3689809v2, whole genome shotgun sequence genome encodes:
- the LOC137655220 gene encoding uncharacterized protein, whose translation MASERILLVCICAVLLALCLAGEGGHGGGHGGFSVRSFGGGYGSGDLKEGISSFCVQDTGNKKLLLVCIGAVIVAVCQAGGGGGGFGGGHGGSRGGSFGGGSSGGYGSGGGFSSGGHGGGSISHGSSGGHGGGFGGSSFGGGSSGGYSSSGGFSSGGHGGGSIGHGSSGGHGGGFGGGSSGGYSSSGGFSNGGHGGGSSGGKGSFSRGGGYGK comes from the exons ATGGCCAGCGAA agaatttTATTAGTATGTATTTGCGCTGTCCTCTTGGCTTTATGCCTAGCAGGGGAAGGAGGACATGGTGGCGGACATGGAGGATTCAGCGTCAGGTCCTTCGGAGGTGGTTATGGAAGTGGAGACTTGAAGGAAGGGATTTCTTCTTTCTGCGTGCAGGACACAGGAAATAAG AAGCTGTTATTAGTTTGCATTGGCGCTGTAATTGTGGCAGTCTGCCAGGcaggtgggggaggaggaggatttGGTGGCGGTCATGGAGGATCTAGAGGCGGATCGTTTGGCGGAGGATCCTCTGGAGGATACGGCTCAGGAGGCGGCTTTTCCAGTGGCGGTCATGGAGGAGGCTCCATAAGCCATGGATCGTCTGGAGGTcacggaggaggatttggaggaagTTCCTTTGGTGGAGGATCCTCTGGAGGCTACAGTTCTAGTGGTGGATTCTCCAGCGGTGGTCATGGAGGAGGCTCCATAGGCCATGGATCTTCTGGAGGTcacggaggaggatttggaggaggaTCCTCTGGAGGCTACAGCTCTAGTGGTGGATTCTCTAACGGCGGTCACGGAGGTGGATCCTCAGGAGGAAAAGGCTCCTTCTCTAGGGGAGGAGGATATGGAAAATAG